One segment of Sporanaerobacter acetigenes DSM 13106 DNA contains the following:
- a CDS encoding MetQ/NlpA family ABC transporter substrate-binding protein, producing the protein MKKNILLSLLLLILCTSIFTACEKKGSSENTIKIGVSPVPHGEIISYIKDDLKKEGINLEIIEFTDYVKPNLSLAEGEIDANFFQHEPYMNEFASEQNIDIVSLGKIHVEPLGLYSSKYSSIEKLKDNSTIAIPNDPTNGGRALILLEKHGLIKLKDGSGLSATEKDIVENPKNLSFQPLEAAGLPRILKDVDGAVINGNFAIEAGLIPTKDALILEDKDSPYANIIAVRSGEENKEKFQKLLKVLQSKQVKKFIEKKYDGGVIPAF; encoded by the coding sequence GTGAAAAAAAATATTTTATTGTCACTATTACTTTTGATTTTATGTACTTCTATTTTTACAGCTTGTGAAAAAAAAGGGTCCAGTGAAAATACCATTAAGATAGGTGTATCACCTGTACCTCATGGGGAAATTATAAGCTATATCAAAGATGACTTGAAAAAAGAGGGAATAAATTTAGAAATAATTGAATTCACTGATTATGTAAAGCCGAATCTATCTCTTGCAGAAGGTGAAATTGATGCCAACTTCTTTCAACATGAACCATATATGAATGAATTTGCTAGCGAACAAAATATTGATATTGTATCCCTTGGAAAAATCCATGTGGAACCATTGGGACTGTATTCATCTAAATATAGTTCCATAGAGAAACTAAAAGATAATAGTACCATAGCCATACCAAATGATCCTACAAATGGCGGAAGGGCACTTATTCTTCTTGAAAAGCATGGACTTATAAAATTGAAAGATGGATCTGGACTTTCAGCTACTGAAAAAGATATAGTAGAGAATCCCAAAAACTTATCTTTTCAGCCTCTAGAAGCAGCTGGCCTTCCAAGAATACTAAAAGATGTCGATGGAGCAGTTATAAATGGAAATTTTGCAATAGAAGCTGGACTTATTCCTACAAAAGATGCCTTGATTTTAGAAGATAAAGACTCTCCTTATGCAAATATTATAGCTGTGAGAAGTGGAGAAGAAAATAAAGAAAAGTTTCAGAAACTATTAAAAGTTCTTCAAAGCAA
- a CDS encoding methionine ABC transporter permease has protein sequence MSELIVPALLETLYMVFFSTMFSLLIGLPLGILLVITEKGGIWEKSMLNQTLNGIINVLRSFPFIILMILLFPLSRLIVGSTIGTKATIVPLSIAAAPFVARIIESALKEVDSGVVEASLSMGATVPQIVFKVLIPESMPSLVMGITLTIINLIGYSAMAGAIGGGGLGDLAIRYGLYRFQTDIMIVSVTIIIVLVQGIQLIGNKITVSINRK, from the coding sequence TTGTCAGAATTGATAGTTCCAGCATTATTAGAAACACTTTATATGGTCTTTTTCTCTACAATGTTTTCATTGCTTATAGGTCTTCCATTGGGGATATTGTTAGTCATAACTGAAAAAGGTGGCATATGGGAAAAGTCAATGCTCAATCAAACACTAAATGGAATAATCAATGTTTTAAGATCTTTTCCTTTTATCATTTTGATGATACTTTTATTTCCACTATCCAGATTGATTGTTGGAAGTACCATTGGAACTAAAGCAACTATTGTACCATTATCTATTGCAGCAGCACCTTTTGTGGCTAGAATAATTGAAAGTGCTCTAAAAGAAGTAGATAGTGGAGTTGTTGAAGCTAGTCTTTCAATGGGTGCTACTGTTCCACAAATAGTTTTTAAAGTACTTATACCTGAATCTATGCCTTCTTTAGTTATGGGAATCACTTTGACTATCATCAATTTGATTGGTTATTCTGCCATGGCAGGAGCTATTGGAGGCGGTGGACTGGGAGATTTGGCTATAAGATATGGATTATATAGATTTCAAACTGATATCATGATAGTTTCTGTAACTATAATCATTGTTTTAGTACAAGGAATACAGCTGATTGGAAATAAAATAACTGTTTCTATAAATAGAAAATAA
- a CDS encoding methionine ABC transporter ATP-binding protein, which yields MIRVKNLSKVYKNNNDEVYALKNINLEINSGEIFGIIGLSGAGKSTLIRCLNRLEEPTEGKISIDDIEITNLNKKDLRNIRSEIGMIFQHFNLLSSKNVYENIAFPLELEGKNKKEINERVETLLKYVDLEDKKLSYPSHLSGGQKQRVAIARALANNPKLLLSDEGTSALDPKTTKSILQLLNKIRKEFGLTIVLITHQMEVIKDICDRVAIIEDGEIIELDTVGKVFANPKTKTASEFVSNLKTNIEEEIKYEKKPGSKLVKLSFLGEISKKPIVSNMIKNFDIDVNILSGNINELMTTSIGNLTIEILGKDEEINRAIQWLTKENIRLEVI from the coding sequence TTGATACGTGTAAAAAATTTATCAAAAGTATACAAAAACAACAATGACGAAGTATATGCACTAAAAAATATCAATCTCGAAATCAATAGTGGGGAAATCTTCGGCATAATTGGATTGAGTGGAGCAGGCAAGTCTACTCTCATAAGATGTCTAAATAGACTTGAAGAACCCACTGAAGGAAAAATCTCTATTGATGATATTGAAATAACCAATCTAAATAAAAAAGATTTAAGAAACATTAGAAGTGAAATAGGAATGATATTTCAACATTTCAATCTCTTATCATCTAAAAATGTTTATGAGAATATTGCCTTTCCTCTGGAACTTGAAGGTAAAAACAAAAAAGAAATAAACGAAAGAGTAGAAACTCTTTTAAAATATGTAGATCTTGAAGACAAAAAACTTTCTTATCCTTCTCATTTGAGTGGAGGTCAAAAACAGAGGGTTGCTATTGCAAGAGCACTGGCAAACAACCCAAAATTGCTATTAAGTGATGAAGGTACATCTGCACTAGATCCAAAGACTACTAAATCCATCCTTCAACTATTAAATAAAATTCGCAAAGAATTTGGCTTAACCATTGTACTTATAACTCATCAAATGGAAGTCATAAAAGATATATGTGATAGAGTTGCAATCATTGAAGACGGAGAAATCATTGAATTAGATACTGTAGGTAAAGTATTTGCAAATCCAAAGACAAAAACTGCCTCTGAATTCGTATCTAATTTAAAAACAAATATAGAAGAAGAAATAAAATACGAAAAAAAGCCAGGAAGTAAACTTGTAAAACTTAGTTTCCTAGGGGAAATTTCAAAGAAACCCATAGTCTCCAATATGATAAAAAATTTCGATATAGATGTAAATATTCTTTCAGGAAATATAAATGAGCTCATGACCACCAGTATAGGAAATCTAACAATTGAAATATTGGGAAAAGATGAAGAAATAAATAGAGCTATTCAATGGTTAACTAAAGAAAATATTCGATTGGAGGTGATTTAA
- a CDS encoding YkuS family protein, which produces MNEKKVVVENTLTPYIDFLKDSGYDVYTLYKNENINNIKSPDYKAIIVSGLDVLSTTDASYDNPPVPILEAKGRTPEEIYNLLESRYK; this is translated from the coding sequence ATGAATGAAAAAAAGGTTGTAGTTGAAAATACACTGACTCCTTATATAGATTTTTTGAAAGACAGCGGATATGATGTTTACACATTATATAAAAACGAGAATATAAACAATATAAAATCTCCAGATTATAAAGCCATAATTGTATCTGGATTAGATGTTTTAAGCACTACTGATGCCTCTTATGACAATCCTCCAGTTCCTATTTTAGAAGCTAAAGGCAGGACTCCAGAAGAAATATATAATTTGTTAGAATCTAGATATAAATAA
- a CDS encoding spore coat protein, whose protein sequence is MQEKDMVSDVLAGTKASIDSYTKAITECANQQLRGTLQQLRNEAEQFQYQLFQIAEQKGYYTPAPTADQKTIQQVKNGLTGGTTPTMR, encoded by the coding sequence ATGCAAGAAAAAGATATGGTAAGTGATGTTTTAGCTGGTACCAAAGCTAGTATAGATAGCTATACAAAGGCTATAACTGAATGTGCCAATCAACAATTAAGAGGCACATTGCAGCAACTCCGAAATGAAGCGGAACAATTCCAATATCAATTATTTCAAATAGCAGAACAAAAAGGATATTATACTCCTGCACCAACAGCTGATCAAAAAACAATTCAACAAGTTAAAAATGGACTTACAGGTGGTACAACACCAACAATGAGATAG